The Calliopsis andreniformis isolate RMS-2024a chromosome 5, iyCalAndr_principal, whole genome shotgun sequence nucleotide sequence TCGtcgtttaataaaaataaattcagcCCTCAAATGTTCATTCTATTCAGTACACCTACTTGTCTAGAATATTATAGTAATTTATCAATTTGCGGTAAGTGAAGCTATAttattacaatatatatatatgtatatatatactatAAAACCGTCATCAACACATCAGGAAATTTACACAGAAAGTTTGTTTGGCGGCGCTTAATTagtttttcataaaaaatagaacagtgaaaACTAGATGAAAAGtttgaatttctttttatttttagttacaTGTTTAATAATTAAGGGGCCATGCTGCCGTGATAGCTCAAAAATAGGATGATCAGtaggaattttttttgcataaacTATACaaagtattatttaaaaattcaatgggATTATTTATTAACTACAATTTTTTACACATCTGCCATTTTTGCTAGAACAAATTCTGAAATCTTACGATGTTGATAAATAATCCCATTAAGTTTTCAAATAATACGTTGTATAGTTTTTGCAAAAAGAATTCCTAAGGATCGTTTTATTTTCGGGCTGACAATAAAATGCAGCATCCTCATTCTACTAGCGCCTTAACACAGTATACAATTTATACACATGCTCTGAAAAGCATTAGGGACAATGCATTTCAGGGGACTTTTCGTGGGACGTGAATACTACTTGCGGGGTCTCTCATAACATAACGTCGAAGATGAATTTTCGACCATTTAATAATTGATTTAGTATCTAATAAATAATAACTCTAACACGAaactaaatttcaaatttttattataaacacTTCAGCTCCGGATTTAGTGGAAGGGCTTCGTGCCGAATACGTTTCTCTATACAATGAACTGTACGATGTTAAAGTTAATTGGGATAGACCTGTTTATGAACCGGACAATTACACGGTAGAAATCAGTTTTCCAGAAGAGGAAAGTCCTCCTATCAGCCAATCTGTACCTGGTGTGAGTAAAGTCATTCTTGTTTTTTCTTTCATGCAAAATAATTTTTATGTGAGAGGCACAGACTTATTTTTAAGTTGTTACATTATTTCTTTATTCGCAAACAACTCCTCTGTAGATCTCATCggatcataaaccctcaatcataaCGATTGATCTATTGTGTTTCTTGTAGAACAGAACTGAGGTTACTTTTTCAAACATACAGTTGATGTCGCCATTCGCTGTAACTATTGCTGGTGAATCGGTGGCAGGAATTGGTCCAGGAACAGAGATTCGAAAGACCATCGCTGATGCAGGTATAAACGCTTTACTTAATCCTTTCGCTACGATTGCCCTCTCTGCTGGAACGCCTCCGCTGGACGAGACGCTTGCACCGAAAGTATTATAGGTATAGTCGACGACGAGATGTAACGACTTGAGCAGAATAGCAGGGTATCGGTCCTTTTAATGTTGCAATAGCCAGCCGAGGACCCAGAAACGAACTAACATGTTTTTTCTTTATTCTTAACAATTTCGAGCTCTAGAGGCGATAAAAACTATAACGCCGATTGTTAAAAGTATAGAGAACCGATACCCTGGTGCTTTATTCGAATTACTAGGTATATTTCGCTGTTGACTATACACGTCTTACGTCTTATACCTAAAGAACGCCGCTTCGACAATGCTTTTTGAACGAGAAAGGTcttttctttaaaataaaatatttataatttctctataaacttattttttatatatgtaACGTCTTGTGGAGAGCGATTAATCGTATATCATAGCAAAAGGGTTAATATTATTTACTAATTATCGTACCGAAATGGTATAGAAATTAGCTCGAAGTTACTTTGATTTACAGTCTTGAAATGATCAAAATAGTTTTGaaattcttttatttaaaaGAAGCACCTATTATTTTCTAATGAAGGTACTTGTCCATATTTCTGTGTCTTaggattaaaattatttataaaacaaAAACTTTTACACATAAACCGAGGAATTATTTTTCTCATTTAAATTTACTTATTAATATGCAAGATTAGAAAAGAAATATTAGACTTTTAATAcaaattctttctttttttaaaatgattttaatttgaaggcacagaaatagctatgggtatAGAAATACGGACAAGTACCCTAGGTGTACATTAGTTAATATTAGTTCTACTTGTAAAGCTTTTCAATGCAATAGAAAAATGCAGTTTTGTATCTTTTGAAGGAGActgtatatcaatcatattgGAATAATTGATTATATAGTAATAACATCCGCACTTTGAAGTACCATTTTCCGCTTTCTTCTCTACAGGCTTAAACAAGTTCTATCGCGAACTTATCATTGGAATTGCGAGCTTAATTACAATTATCATGGTATTTGGGACGATTTATTTGCAATATTATAAGCAAAAATTCCAGCACTTTTCTGTCGAATGTTCGCGTTTCGAGGTGAGGAAATATCAAGAAACAATTTTATCGAAGGCATcttttaatatacatataaagtaACTGCATGAAttaaatcatgaattctcattagTCAAGTGTTAAGTTCTATCCTTTCAAGTCATATCCTCAATTGGTTCCTCAGAACTTTCTTATTTCGTGTTTGAACACAAGAAGCCACTCGAAACTGAACGCCTCGTCAAGATAAATTATTCTTTATTAAATGTTTATCGCGCAGAACCTGAATCAAAAAGATCTACCCATAGAGGTCACGGCGAAACTGCTGCAAAAAGATTATGAAAGCGAAATTGGCAATAATACGTTAATACAAGACAAATTCGAGCTCTGTCCGCAATTACTGAAGCTCCACGGTGTTCTTGGCAGCGGGGCTTATGGTGTCGTGAGACTGGGCTCGTTGCAAGACGAGTTTGGCAATGTCATCGACGTGGCGGTTAAAATGCTTAaaggtaaaacgaatgatattcTTTTTACCCCCTTCACTTTTAGTACGACCGTCACATTTATATTTTGAAAGGGGAACAATTCTAATAATGCACATACATGTTTTAATAATGAATTTGTATGTTTCAAACATAAATTTAACGACCCTACCAAAGAGATTTCAATGACTttaagggggtacgatcagatatgtcagggcaGCGACATTATCGACAAAATTAGGTAACAACATGGGTTTACGGGAATCGACTTTTTGTTCTTATCTGAGAAGATTTTgagctgggaaagggttcattcaaAAGAAAACAGTTCAATGCAGCGTGATCTGATCGTAATGTAGTAAGATTCTGCTGGTGTTTAATAATACAAACGTTAAAAAGTACAGAAGAAATCAGAATCTTCTCTCTTGACTTTCCTCAGttgtccgaagtcggtcgcgaaacgccgagctcacgtacacatagctcgtatagtagtgtgtgcagtggAAGGAGAAATTTTCTAAGCCGCGTCCTGAATTCGAAATGATAGAATGGCTCCATGTTGCGTTTATcaggcagccacgtgtctgtgggtaatactattactgtaacgaaaactgtaatagcagatactgATCTGTCAATTTCGAAAAGTTACatgactaccgtacccccttaatGAGGGCAAACTCATGTGACTGCTCAAGATCGTTCTCTTTCATTGTAACTCAGTCATCAACTAATAAGATGTAGTAGTATGAAGGAGGAGAGGGTTTAAATAATCTTGAGCAGCCAGTCATATAAGTTTATGACGTAAACAAGCTACAATATATAAAATTGAAGTATATAGGAGTTTTTTGTGTATATCgttaaattacaaaattttttgTTAGCGTTAGATCACAAAAGAAAGGCGTAACAAAATAAAAGTCTTATTTCCAATCACAAGCAATTCTCCTATGAAAAAATAACTTAGTTATTCGTTGCTTTTCCGTGATCTGTTTGAATGCCACAACGCAGACAATCCGATGCCAGAAGACATACAGAATTTCCATAAAGAAATATTGATTATGAAATTCGCTGGGCAACATCCAAACATAGTATCGTTGATTGGTTGTTGTACTTTGCACAATATGCCAGTGCTAGTGGTGGAGTATTGTTGTAAAGGTGATTTGCAAACTTACTTGAGGACGGTGAGTTTATATTTACATAAATTTCTTATTAAGTATATGTGTGCATAATTACATTTAGCATCGGCTAAAGTTCATAGAAGATAAATCGTAAATTTAAACTGcaatttttaaaacattttatAAATTGTAAGTTATTAGTATCTactcgtatatttgcaaaaaacatTGCTACAATTTCATTGGAATAAATGCATGACCTGTAAAAAAATACGATACTATTTACTTCGACGATGATACTTTTTCACTCTTTCTACACATTACTATTATTCTTGATAATACATGAgattattaaaagaatattttgaAGATGATTCGAGCAATGGTACAAGGTTCGTAAATTTTCTAGATTTGGCAAAATATGGTAAGCGTTGCCTTTAACAAAGCGCGTTTAACAAACAACGCAGATTCATTCACTGACAGTGGCATAGGGTATCTGTCAAACAATTCCGGTATTTACTATTTGTTCATCCATAGATCATATAAAATGACGAAATAATCAGCACCTGCCCGGATATATTTTTATCTTTTCTCATGTTAATTAGGTGGAAAAGAACAGAATTATCAAAATATGAATGTTATCACGAACCGTCTATATGAGATTCAACAAGGTaattagtaaaataaaattagtatAACTAGAGTAAAATTACTTAATTTATAAAACAAAACTTGATTTGTATAATAGCTGCATCATTGATagtagaataaaaaaataagaaTGTTCTCACAGGCTTTTTATGACGGTCTCGACTCGTCTATGAATGTATGAATTTCCTTTTTATAATTATCCCCCTTTTTTCCATTATAGATCTAGCACAATATACGGATACTATTACAGCAAACGACTTGCTGAATTTTACAAGACAAATCGCTACCGGCATGGTAAAACCTTATTTTCTTATAGTTCTATTTATCAATTTCTTGAAATCATCTTGGTTCCATGAAGCTCCAAAAATCTTCGTTCAGTCGTATATTCTGCTTCTTTTTTCAACGAGTCTTTATTTCAATTCTTACCATTGCACATATCTCTAATTTATCAATTATCGTTATCGCGCTGGCATGAAAAATAACTAACAATAACGATCGACTGCATATACTTCATGAAATACGCTGTTGTGTTTCAtagtttaattttaattaacacCCCGTTTACGAAAATTACATAAACTGTTTACATTTTTTTTCATTCAACGAGACAAATATATATCCAAATTCATTTTGTCCAAAACCTTCTAATTTTGAAATTGTCTGTGTGGTATACTTATCTCTACGGATGTGCGTCAATTTAACGCAATAGTAAAATAAGCATTGATACTAGTAGATTGGCTTTACTCACTAAACCATTACTGCAGTAATAAATCTAAATGTAATAGAAGAGTTAATCTTCTTGAGAATTTTGAGAGATACTTTGAGGACCTAATACCTCAAATTTGATAGAAGAGACCCAGCGTCACTGTTTCTGTAGATATAAtaagtttaaaataaataatttaatatttcatttcattttttatttatcagTTTTATGTTGAAGTTAATAGTGTATAATTATGCTGTTTTTTGAAGAAAATGTATGGTTTTATTCGTGCATCAAATTGACGCGTATTCATAGAGATAGGTATGCAAGAAATGTCCGTAAACGAAGTGTTAAAGTCTTCTTAGCATCCAGGTTGCttgttaatattttaaaaatggttTGCAGGAATTTCTGTCTTCGAATCGAGTGATACATCGTGATTTAGCAGCGCGTAACGTATTAGTGTGCGCAgacaaaattgtaaaaatttctgactttggccttagTCGCGACATTTATCAAGAGAATTTGTACAGAAAGCAAGGAAATGGCAAGTTACCGTTAAAGTGGATGGCAATCGAAGCTTTGACACATCAAATTTACACAACTTGCAGTGACGTGTAAGTTGTTCCACAGTTTTACTTTACATGTATCTTGTGTTCTTCGTTAGAGTATTGTTTCTTTCGAATGCTTTTCTTTTAGATGGTCATTCGGTATTGTACTATGGGAAATCGTCACGATGGGTGCACTTCCATATCCTGGAGTTCCCACTAACGCGGTCCTCAAACTTCTGAAATCCGGTTACAGGATGGAGCGACCCCTCAGCTGTGGAATTGAACTGTATGTAACATGTGAATTCATACTTTAAGGCTTTTTTAAGATATGGAGACAAACATTTTCAGAAGTGTTAAATTATCAGTTCAAGAATATTCATCTGGATCTCTTTTTACACAATTTTTTTACATAGTACAGAACTACCGCGTAAAAAAAGACCCAGGTGTTTAGCaatttacaaaaattagaattaactTGTAGGCAATATGGTGCCTtcaaattcatttaaaaaaaaatattcaaaaatagtgTTGAGCCACTTTCATAATAAACCGCTCAAATGCTTCTGTGACTTGTAATCTTCAAATTGAAGCAGTAGTGCTATTAGATTTGTTAAACATGAATAAGTTTCGTTTATGGTTTTTACAGATACGAAATTATGCTCTCCTGTTGGCACGTACGGCCACAAAGTAGGCCGACGTTTGCTGAGTTAAAAGAGAGCTTGGACAAATTACTTTCGTACCATTCCGACACCAAATATTTAAACATGGAGCTTTTGTGCAATTATCAAGATTCTGATCGCATGTGTAACGAGTAAGAGTTACAAGAATTAGAGAAGAAActtgtaaagatgcaacaggcaaAGGTAAAATCGTACTATAATGGAGTTATTTTTACCATGtgcaaaattgtttattttctaattatacGTACAATAATCTGTGGTATAACTTCATCTCATATACATATGTGTGTATATACAATATCTTATTCTCGAACCTTTAAGAACTCAGGcgcaaatacataaaaataactaAGGCTCTCCTGTATTTGTTCGCAGTTGCATCGACTGTCAGTAACAATATTACACACACACCACATCGAAACCATATTTCAATCGTTCCTtattttttcttcttatttATTCGATGATCGATGATTTTATTTcgtcttcattttttttttgtttaatcGCTTCAGCTTTCTCTGTTCTCTAAGATCGATCGACGGGTCGAGCGGAAATGAAAACGAAGTGTCCGGAAGTCACAAAGAAGGTTTATGTGAAATTCAGTTGTCCGTCTAATCAAAACTGCAAATATAGAAATTTTTTATGGTGCGTTCAACAGGCACGTGGGTTGCTTGTCACGAGAGGAACTATCGGTTGTTTGCTATCGATTTTGACAGAAACGCTCGATtcgtcgatctggagtagcaaaagTGTATTACAATTGGTGGATGGCAAGTGCGAGAACAACGCAATGCGTGTTACTTTTTGTTAATTCTAAGCTCCATACGGATGTCTCATTTCACTGAATCATCGTCGGTCCATTTAAAATACTAGAAATTGATATGAAAAAGAGGAACTGTCTATCCGTGGAACCTAACTCCATTTGATAGATCCTCTAAAGTTTAGTTTATCACCGAGAAATTTTAGCGCTTTTATCGGTCTTAAGCGTACGAAATATTAATTTCtaacaaaaagaaagaaaaaaaaaattcaagattATAAAACATAACAATTAAAGAAAAAAACAAAAGGAAAAGATCATGCCTTGTATGAAGACCTGTAtgaaatttctttttctttttttctacgaCTCCGTTCAAGTACCTGAAGAGGCAGCCAACATATATTCGCAATTCCTGAATATTTTTGTAGAAAATTTCGTTAGAAATAAATGTGACGGGCATAGAAATTTAATACTATCAGAAATTAATAACAAACCGTTTTTTTTGTACTATATAAAAATTCATATATGAAAGGAAAGAGTGCGTTTATCGTTTTGTTTGCATTAAAAAATGTGTTTGGTACTGAATCGGGAATGGTATGAAACAGATGAAAAACGGTTTGCTATATCGATTAATGCGATTAGCCCGTGAAAGTATATTATTGAATGAAGTATGCATATGATGGTTTTATGTAATGGTGATGGGAAATTGCAGCAATAAAATTTGAGTAATACACGATACTCTAAATGTTCGAGATTTGGACCAAACAGGTGTTctgtagtcgtttctacgtattTAAAACGCGTATGATACATTCTTTAAAAATCTTTCAAAGAGCACTAATCACACTTGGATACAGCAACGATGTTAGACATTGCATACACATTATTCCTCTATTCGCCAGGAATGTGAATCTTCTAAAACATGTTTCGTTTGTAAAGAAAGTAATTTATACGTGTATTTTCTCGTTACATTCTCTTTCACAAGTAGTATGCTATCACAGAGAAAATTGTTGAATGTGTAATAagtattttcattttcttttattctcaatgttcattcaaCAGGTTTGCAAAACATTCATTCACGTTTTTCAGAGAATACGCGTTTCTCATTCCATATTATTGGTGTAAGAAATGAACGAGCTTTAATCTCTGCACATCGGTAACATAAATTCGTTTGTAGTAAAACATGAAAAGTCGTATCGGAAGATTCGCTaagtgcaaaataaaaaaattcatataGAAAAGACTTTAGAATCGACGAGGAATTTGTTCTTTTTTCTGAGGGGCGCGAGGGATTTCTTTTCCTAGAAAAATTTGTTTAGTAATAGACTTTCATTGAATACTATCTTTTGCCACACACGCTGACGTCGCTGTAAAGAATGACATTACTTACATAATTATATAATCTGCCTATACATCATAATAAAGAGTATCGTTACAtatatcataataatcttaatataaaTGTAAATTCAACAAAAACATTATTCGATTGATAAATTCCTTAGTTTAAGGAGCCGAAAATCACAGGCAATGTAGTCTTTATATCGGTACGATTTACCGATAAGAGTTTCAGGACTGGCATTCTTACTGCCCCTTGTTCTTATGCACGATGCTACCTATATCAGATATTATCGTTCCTGTTAATTAAACTATCTTCTTTGTCAACTGGTGGTGGGCCGGTGGTTAATGTGGTACTTGGACCAGCCGTTAAATAACCAGCAGACACCGGCGTCCCAGCTGTGCATTGCAATTTTCAATTAAATCACTGATATAATCAATATCTtccataaaatattcaaatccttACCAGTAAGATAACCAGAGTTAGTAGTATTGGAAATGAACAAATCGTGTCGTTGATCTTTGTATTCTGCCCAGACGCTTGACTTCTCCAGTATAGCATTCACTTTTTCTCCCAATAACAAACTTCTGGTCATAGCTTTTAATGCTTTAACTATTTGAGCTTTGGTTGTTGCAGGATTTTCGATAATATCTAATCGCCCTTCTAGTATGTTCAGTAGATAAGGTACCATTTCAGCGTCGAGTGCCTAAACAGTTAGGTTAAAGTAGTGAGGAGGAACTACTTATGATTACTTAAAAGAAGAAATGAAAAGTGTATTTACCTGTTTTATGAGTCTATCTTCGTTAGTTGAAAATAATCTATTTAACGTTTCACAGGCTATTGCTATCATATCTCGCCTAGATTGCATGGCATGTTTCAATGGACTTATACATTCTGTCTGACAAATCGAAGATATACACACCTGAAACGCGAtgtttaatataaatactacaaaaaTATATCAACCGATATTAAACTTAAAAACAGTCGACAAACTCACTTCACTTGTTGCTAACTGATGAAGTATTAATATCGCAGTTTTGTACACGGATGGTTGATTATTTTGCATTGCCATTTGTCGACAAAGTCTAGGTATGTGACCTAACGATGGAACTTGATCTGCTAAAGTCGGTTGTGCCTGGAGAAGACACACTAGTGCTTGCGTTGTCAATTCCAACATATCCGGCTGGCCATAAAGACATCATTAAAGCAATGTATTTTACAACAGTGGAAATTATGTAATACGAAATATATTTTACACTTACATCGGTCTTTTCCCTCGACATAAGTGTTAGCGTTGTATCCATGAGTTCACTTAAAAATTCTTTAGGTTTCCTAAGAGCCCATGCTGGACTAGCTATAAATAATCTAAGATACACTCCTCCTACCACAGGTTCGTTTGTTGCGATATCAATATTACTTTGATTAGTGTCGGGTAACTTCAATATTGCATTAGGATTTCTCCTTTGTAATGCGTAATACCTGCAACAAATTTTGCTATCGTATACCAAACTTTTGGGAAAAGTGTGAAAGGTTTTGCAGCAACGTTTacgtactcatccttcaattcagtGACAATCCTTGAAACTCTGGCTTTGGCAATATCGTCCCAAATTAGTTCAGGATTCTCATGTTTGGTTTCAAACATATGCACGCATTGTTTAGGAGCGTCTCGAATTGCTTCGCTGAATAGTCTAGGTAGAAATTTGGATAGATCAAGTTTCACTTTCGGTCCAGCTAATTTGTCCGATGACATTTTGCCAAGCAGTTCTGCAGCTGCTTCGCGTATTTGAGTATTACTCGAATTACAGAATAAATCGAGCACGTACACAACAGCTCCTAAATATTTCAATGAATTTCATTTCAAACGAATATGAGATATGTATAACGtaacatttatattaatttacctTTGTTTAGTGCATCTTTTACGATTTTTGTAGAACTCATTAGAGCATATAAAGTTTCCAGTATTAGAAGCTGGTGTTCTTTTAATGTATTAAAAGATagtaataaatatacaataacATCACTTGCCGCGATATCATCTACGCATTCTTGATTCTTTGTAACATTACTAATTACTTCGAGCGCGCTTTTCTGAATCAACTTAAAGTTATTGCAACTTAAAAGTccaaataataatttgaaatgtcCTATGCATTGTAATTCTATTCCTGGATTGTTTTTAATCACATTTCTCAAAGCTTCCAAAGACATAACAATGTGTTCCAATTTTTCTTGATCTTTCTTTACCAATGCCAGATTTCCTGCTGAGGTTAAGTATTCCCACGATTCAGATAAAAAGTCCAATAAATTGATCGTAAAACTTTTAGGATTCTGTAAAATATTTCCTTTTTTGAGCAACCTCatcttttattattaataaagtaCTAATTTTATAGGGAATAAAAAATTACGTTACCTCTATCGGAAATACAGGCTGCTCGTTGTATACTTTCACAAATATTTCTCCTATAATAAGTTCATTAGCATGAACACTGTATTTGAAATCGCTGAAATCGTGCTCGAAAGTCTCGCTACCATTTAATCTCTCTTGTCGTTTAGCTTCCAAATATTCGTTTAATTCTGCTCTTGTTCCATTATCCCAAATCAAATATGGGTTTGAACAGTTTGAGTTTAGGATCTTCAATATTTCTTCTGGCTTATTCTTTGAAAGCTGACGCGCTAGATAAGGTGTTAACAAGCTTTCTAATGCAGCAACCGTGACAGGATTAACAGGCGTTTCGTCCTCTCCCGACATATAGCCGCCCAACCTAGCACAAGCTCGAACTGCTAACTTAGCCAAATTATTTGCCACTTCTTGACGGTTTTCCTCTTGATTCCTTTCAACCCCACCTTCTTCTAAGGTGTAATCATAATTAAACATAAATAGCAGTAAATGCCACAAAGCACCAGATTGTAACAACTGCATTTGCAGTACACTGTCCGTAGCAAGAGAAGAAATACACTCTGTGGCTACTGAA carries:
- the LOC143179621 gene encoding uncharacterized protein LOC143179621 — its product is MGFLLRCKSRSCGVHYKYTIQEINTYKFSTKNKGNQSYYLAINVINKIKLLLLKFKNTSRLKHAHVPHDELTVNIIFSILINVNIILHSEIIYSQIDKDSAANVSLACITTEFMVVTFNSGMYIVEETTHEYNWSFPQARRTSHIFLMKVSGYSKLRYPNLNLDQAAVTDLEIPTDLFLSLNTTQCIFYVNSALGISNENLSTRNLRIPEHSKPSALYLILTKIPDSTRTPNLDIYLLFLCYHLILLQLFFFNLCQIHAFFSEEKWKFCALTMSLLFFGGRGTAIPPWFGLAISQVELDSPSHTPWEVSLTLTHRYIQGNLWTFTNLTAGTAYRFRFYRLTREGITRPEVTDWYSTSDRVFIYFVKQGYTKASTKRRHKYEKFNVADSHFGKAACNRLHFPYEFRKFVHTFRNVSTIHKCIFYLYSLVLLFKILLEIYKLKFFENVNYVPLPVRNISYLGLNATESNAYMLRAGFEVTPAEELRQFNIAKTNKYIIYFYLSIKTRSYDFIYWNENESVVHFRQEKMPTFRIKIDQLHFGTNYNLTISSFNKNKFSPQMFILFSTPTCLEYYSNLSICAPDLVEGLRAEYVSLYNELYDVKVNWDRPVYEPDNYTVEISFPEEESPPISQSVPGVSKVILVFSFMQNNFYVRGTDLFLSCYIISLFANNSSNRTEVTFSNIQLMSPFAVTIAGESVAGIGPGTEIRKTIADAGLNKFYRELIIGIASLITIIMVFGTIYLQYYKQKFQHFSVECSRFENLNQKDLPIEVTAKLLQKDYESEIGNNTLIQDKFELCPQLLKLHGVLGSGAYGVVRLGSLQDEFGNVIDVAVKMLKDNPMPEDIQNFHKEILIMKFAGQHPNIVSLIGCCTLHNMPVLVVEYCCKGDLQTYLRTIWQNMVSVAFNKARLTNNADSFTDSGIGYLSNNSGIYYLFIHRSYSGKEQNYQNMNVITNRLYEIQQDLAQYTDTITANDLLNFTRQIATGMEFLSSNRVIHRDLAARNVLVCADKIVKISDFGLSRDIYQENLYRKQGNGKLPLKWMAIEALTHQIYTTCSDVWSFGIVLWEIVTMGALPYPGVPTNAVLKLLKSGYRMERPLSCGIELYEIMLSCWHVRPQSRPTFAELKESLDKLLSYHSDTKYLNMELLCNYQDSDRMCNE